The Actinomycetota bacterium genome includes the window ACATCGAGATCGAACCTGGGGACTCGAGTCTCGACGTGGTGAGCTACGCCAAATGCGAGGACCTCAAGTCGATCTCCGAGCAGCGGTTCACCACCCGCGTTGGGCAGGTCGGCCCCGATGCGATGTTTGGGATCGGTCGGGTGCTTCGTTTCCTCCTCGAACTCTGACGCTGCCGGCCGGCACGCGGACCCGAACGTTCATCGCACAAGCAAAGACTCCGCCCCGCCAACACACTGCTGGTTCCAGGAGGCACCACCGACCGAGATCTCCTCATGCAGCGATCAACCATGCCTCTCACGGGTCGCGTGTACCTGGGATTGGGATCCCCCCTCCAGCACCAATGGTCCCAAGGGTTGTGGCCCTCAGGGCCGTTCCACGTTTGAGGTTTGAAGTGACGGATTGCAGCCAACATGCTGCCCGATGTATACACGCAAAAGGGCGAGACGGTATCGACGGATTTGGATCGGGGCATCCTCGCCGGGATCGACCGGAGGATCCTGTCTGGCGTCGGCAACGATGAACGCCAAGATGGTCAGGGTGTTGGTCGTAGCGGCGATGTGGTCGACATGCCGGCCGCACTGCACGGTGTCTGTCGATGGGGAGCGAAGTCGTGGGATCGATCGGTCACGAGTTTGACACCATCGCCGGCCAGGACAAGGACGACAGGTCCGCGTTCAGCACCGAGCTGAAACGGAAGCTCGTCGCATACGGCAAGCGACCTCGACGCTCGAGATCGACGCCTCAACGACTGGGAACAGTCGCTCGGAGCACTCGAGTAGCGGCCGATCAGGAGGAGGCGATCACCGCTCGCCTCCACATCGGAGATCGGACGCAACGCGCAGTGCCCCTGCGGCTCCGGCTCGAAGCAGAAGCACTCTTGTGGCCTCGCCGGTCGCCGCGCGCGATGTCGGTCACGCGTCAAGCTGAGCCAGCCAGGGTCTCAGATGGTCGTCGCTCTCGATGAGTCGGGTCATGTTCGTGCGAATGGTCGTCACGAGTTCGCTTCGCGCCACGCCTCGGACATCAGAGAGCTTGTCAACGATCTCACCGATGAGGGCGGGGTATCCCGTGTCACCGGTCAGCCACCGTAGACCGCCGGGGTTGTCGGTTTCGGTCAGCAACTGCTCCGCGGGTATCGCGCGTGCAACGTCTCGCACGTGATCTGAATGCAGTACTTCGACTCCGACACTGAACATGAGGCCTGTCTCGATCAGCCGGCCCAGGACATCGAGCGGCCCGGAATACCAGTGGATGATTCCTCGGTCGACGCCGTACCGTACAAGCAGGTCGGTAGTGTCTTGTTCGGCGCCGGCACAGTGAACGCTGATTACCTTGTCCTGGTCTCGGGCGAGGCGGAGCAACCTTTCAAAAACCTGCCGTTGGGCCGGGTAGAGGCTCTGATCTGTGACGAAGCGGTAGTCGAGCCCTATCTCTCCGATCATCGGACTGCGTTCGGCAAACTCGTCGAGATCATCAATCGAGTCAGCGTATCTGGGTGCCTCCCAAGGCTGTATTCCGAAGGAAGGCACCACGAATTCTGACCGTGCTGCGATCTTCTCCGTTCTGACAAACGAAGGGACGTCGATCGAAACGCCGAGCGTGAGAATCCGTTGACGCTCAATCGTGTCGAGAACTTCGACGAGTTCCTCGTCGCCGTACTTGTCGACATGCGAATGAGCATCGACGTACATGCGTTCTCCAGAGCGAAACGATCCGCCGCAACCCTACCTGTTCCCCCCATCCTCACGTGCGAGCGGTGCTACCGAAGGAAGGAGCACCTCGGCGTGCATCGAGAGCCGCTCAGTGGGGGTGTTCCTCATCACGCTCAGCGTCACGCTGCACACGCTCCTCCTTGCGTCGGAGGTCGGCCTGCACACGCTCCTCCTTGCGTCGGAGGTCGGCTTGCACGCGTTCCTCCTTGCGTCGGAGGTCGGCTTCCTCGCGTTCCTCCATGCGTTCGCGCTCGTAGCGCTCGTTGTCCTCTTTGCGTTCGCGCTCGTGGCGCTCCGCACTTTCCTCATCGGTTTCCATGCCACGCTCCAGCGCTCGAGTATCCGCGTTTCCTCGCCTGTGAGGGTATCGCATTTGAGAGCCGCCGTCGCCGCAGCGAAGTCGTGCCCACGGACGTGCGCATGTCGTGCGGATCGTGTTCGACCATGAGGGCGACTCTGGCTCGCAGGGGGCGACGATCCGTTCGATCGTGGAAGGCCTCCTGGAACCATCCAGCCACGTCCAAGCCACGGTGCGGCGTGAACTCTTGCCGGGGGAGTGGCTCCTGGCGCGACAGGGTGAGGTCCCCGACAGACAGAGGTCCCCGACAGACAACGGTCGCATAGGGAGCATTCCTGAAACGACTCAGGGGAGCAAGTGCTTCCGACGCCGTAGCCGACCATAGGCGGCCGGAACTCGACAAGGACCGGCAGTCCTGATGGCAGCCGACCTCGCTTCCCATCTCTTCGTGGACGGCGGCGAGCAAATCCTCGTCCACGGCTGCTTCTTTGCCGCCGCACGGCCGGACTTGGCCTTGGGACTCCGGGTCGGCACCTTCGCTGAGAGTGAACTCGGGATCGGGTCTTGCCGGTTCCCGGGTTGACCAGCCGGCTGTCTATCTGTACATCGCGTCGATCTCGGCGGCGTAGTGATCTCTTATCACCTTGCGTCTCACCTTGAGGGTGGGCGTGAGCTCGCCGCGCTCGATCGAGAAGGGTTCCTCGAGGATTGTGAACCTCTTGATCTGCCGTACTCGGGCAAGGTTCTGGTTCGCCTCGTCGATCGCCGCCTGGACGGCGCGCTCGACCGCGGCGTCGTCGAGGCCCATCTCCTCGACGGCTTCCGCGTCGAGTGATACCAGGACGGTGAGATAGGGCCTCAGGTCCCCGATCACGATGGCGTCGCCGATGATCGGAGCCGTTTTCAGCTCGACCTCGATGAGCGATGGGGTTACATTCTCACCGCCCGAGGTGATGATGATGTCCTTCTTGCGATCGGTGATGAAGAGGAATCCGTCATCGTCGATATATCCGACATCGCCGGTGCGGAGAAAGCCGTCCTCGCTCAACGCCTCTGCCGTCGCCTCCGGATTCTTCAAGTACCCGAGGAAGTTGTTTGGGCCGCGGGTCAGGATCTCGCCGTCTTCGGCGATCTTCAGTTCGACCTTCGGGAGGGCAGTACCCACCGACCCGAAGCGGTTGTTGGTGGGACGGTTGAACGCACACAGACCCGTGCACTCGGACAGACCGTAGACGTTGAGAATCTGCAGCCCGAGGCCTGCGAAGAACTCGGGGATCGAGATCGAGAGCGGCGCAGCGGCCGAGAACGCGAACCGAGCCTGATCGAGACCCATCGCCCCCTTCGCCTTCGAGTAGACGAGCTTGTCGAACAGCCTGTACTGCAGGCCGAGCCACGCACCCGGTGTCTGCCCCCGGTTGATGGCGTCGACATGCCGTCTCCCGACGGTCAACGCCCGGTCTACGAGCACCTTTTTCGCGCCGGCAGCGCTACTCACTGCTTCATTCACGCCGGCGTAGAACTTCTCCCAAACCCGTGGCACCGCAAAGAACACCGTTGGGCGGACTTCTTTGATGGTTTCTGCGAGGCGTCTGATGTCCGTCTCGTAGTAGACCATGTGACCACTCACCGCCGGTGTGATGAGGGTTATGACTTGCTCGGCGATGTGCGAAAGGGGGAGATAGGAGATCACCCGGTCCTCGGGACCCACCGGGACGATGTCGATGAGGACTCTGGCCATGTATGCCAGAGCCTCATGGGGCAGCACGACCGCCTTTGGAGGTCCGGTGGTGCCCGACGTGTAGATGAGGGTCCCTCCGTCGCGCGGGCCGAGAGCGTCGAGCCTGGTGTCGACGGTGTCATCGGAGATATCGCGGCCGCCTGCGACGAACTCGTCCCAGGTCAGGACGCCTTCTACACCGACCGCGTCGTCGCTCATGAGCACGATGTGATGCAGACCCGGCAGCTCGGAGCGCTTGACCAGGATCTTGTCCAGCTGCTCCAGATTCTGAACGAGGACCACAGGCGACTCGGAATGGTCGATGACGTACGCGCACTCCTTCGGCGTGTTGGTTGCGTAGATTCCTGCGGGCATCGCACCGATTGCCATGGCGGCGACGTCGAAGACGACCCACTCGGGCTGGTTGGTCCCGAGGATGGACACCGGCATGCCGGGTTCGACACCGAGCGCGATCAGTCCCTTCGCGGCGTCACGAATCTGAGACGCGTACTCGGTCCAGCTCGTTGTCACCCAACGATCGCCGTCGCGCACGGCGTACGCGGGCAGGGCGCCCCGCTCGGTTCCGGTTGCCAGGATCTTGTGGACAATGCTCTCGAACGCCACAGCGGCCTCCTTGCGTTCGTGGGCGGACACCAATAACACTACGCGTCCACCACCGGCCGGTCGCGCGTTTTGGAGGTCATCGAAAGAATTGGCCGAGTAGCCGCACGTTGAGGTTGTCGACGATCCGGGGGTCCGCATTCTTGTCACGCATTCCACCCATTCCGGGTCCTGTACGCGCGCGTTGGCCACCTTCGGATCGTCGTGCACGGCAGCGCTCCATTCTGCAACCCGCGCCCGCTCTTGCGATGGCAAATACCTGCATTCTCCCTGCCTGCAAACGCCACCGAGTTGTTCTGCTCGAGATCGCGGCCAAGGCAGGTCGGCTGTTCACGAATGACTTCTCCACGATGACGCCGCCGACAACGAGATACCTACTTGACATTCCAGGCGACTGGAAGGAATAAGGTGTGGGCATCGTGCAGATCCGATCGACTTTCTGGAGGACTTCGTTCATGAGTTGGCGCTTCTATGGCGAGGCATGGTCCGTGGCATGGTGAATGCGGAAATGGAGAGCTCCAGCAGTGAGACCACGATGCAGTCTCAGCGGCTTCTGCGTGCCCCACTGCGCGTCGGCATCGTGTTCACGCTCCTTGTTCTCGGTCTCAACCTGGGTGCAAACCTCATGATCGGTGGCTTTGAACCGCAGATCCACGAGCTGTTCCTGCGCGGCGTATCGTCGCAAGCCCTCGTACCACCGACCAATGAGCCACAATTCGCCGAGATGCCCCCGCCGAAGACCGACGCGGATGTGGCACATATGGCATTCGAGGTCGTGCTCACCGATTTCTTCCCGCAGAGTCTCTACAACACGGTCTACGTCTTCCTCATCAGTCTCTTCGCGGCAAATGCCCCGCTCATCGGTGATCATGAACGACGGGTCATTACCTGGATGGTGGGTGTGGGCGGCCTCACCTTCGCCACTGTGTTCCTGGTCACCGCACTTCTCACCCCCACCTTTGGGCCCGCGGGCCACCAGATCGCCCGCACCTGGCTTTTCCCCATCCCCGCGCTGATGATCGCGGGTGCGTTTACCTGGACGATCTTCGCCCACATCGCCGGCCTGTTCGCCCCGAGCCCGAAGACTGCCGGTTGACATGCAACTGTTCACACGGCGCCGACATGTTCCATTGCTCGATGCCCGCAAGGACGCGACGGCGACGGCTGCGATCACAACGTTGCCTGCGCCGGAAGTCGCGATCGTCCCCCTCCGTCAGCATATCGGTGAGACGTGTGAGCCGATCGTACGTGTTGGAGACCGCGTGCGGATCGGCGATGTCATCGGCGAGAGCCCCGCTCGAGTGGCGGCAACGGTTCACGCCTCTGTTTCGGGGAGGATCCTCGAAGTGGCAGAACATCCGTACCCGCTCGGAGGTGTCGTCCCTGCGGTGGTGATCGAGAACGACGGGAGGGACGAGTGGACGGATCTCGCCGTGCTCGCGGATCTGGAGAAGGCAACCCCCGAGCAGCTTCGGGCGGCTCTTCGTCGTGCGGGCATCGTTGGGATGGCCGGCGCAGGATTCCCGGCCGCGGTCAAGCTCGATCCCCCTGCCGATGTCGACATCGACATGGTGATCATCAATGTGATGGAGGGAGAGCCGTATCTCTCGGCGGACCATCGCATGGCCGTCGAACGCACGGACGAAGTCGTCGACGGCTTGCAGTGGATCATGCGCATGGTCGATGCTCCCCGCGCTGTTTTCGCCGTGGAATCGGACAAGGAAGATGCGGCAGCTGCGCTCGAACGTGCGGTGCACACGGCGGGTCTCGGCTCGGTGGTCGAGGTACGGCTCATGTCGCGCGACTATGCGGCAGGGGCCGAGAAGATCCTGATCAAGGTGCTCCTGGGCCGAGAGGTCCCCTCTGGAGGGTTCCCCTACGACATCGGGGTCGTGAGCCAGAACGTGAGTACCGCCGCCGCGATCTCCCAGGCCGTGCGTCGAGGACGTCCGCTTGTGGAACGTGTTGTGACGGTGGCCGGTGAGGCCGTAGAACACCCTGGCAATTACCTGGTGCGAATCGGTGCCTCGTTCTCCCACGTCCTCGAGCAGACCGGCGCGACCGGAGATGCCGACCGGGTGATCATGGGTGGCCCCATGATGGGGATCGCTCAACGAGACCTGGCAGTCCCCGTCATCAAGCCGACTACCGGGATCTTGGCGCTCTCTCCAGAGGAATCTCGACAAGGCTCGGAGGTTCCCTGCATCCACTGTGCCTGGTGCGTCGAAGTGTGCCCCATCGGTCTGATGCCGTATCTCTTCGTCGATCTCATCCGGTTGAACAAGCCGTTACTGGCAGATACCTATCACCTCTTCGACTGTTTCGAGTGCGGCCTGTGTGACTACGTCTGTCCATCCAACATCCCCCTCGTCGAAGTCATACGTGCCGGAAAGCGCACCATCCGCGAGGAACGGCGATGAAGGCCGTCTCCTCACCGCACATCAGACGCTCACTGACGAAACCTCGGGTGATGTGGGAGGTCGTCGCGGCTCTTGTCCCGGCGGCCAGTTTCGGCGTGTGGTATTTCGGTCCAGCCGAGACGCTTCCACAGTTGGCCGCCGCGATCGTCGCCGCCGTTGCAGCCCAGGCAATCGTCGAGCGGCTGCGTCACCGGCCCATCACCATCATGGACGGAGCGCCGTTTCTGACGGGTCTCATCCTGGGCATGAGTCTTCCGCCAGGCCTCAACCCGTTGATCGCCGCCGCCGGGGGAGCGGTGGCAACCGGGGTGATCAAGGCGTTCGTCACCACGTCCACCGGCAGAAGCCTGCTGAACCCCGCCATGGCGGCGCGGGTGCTGATCGTGTCGGAGTTCTTGGTACCGATGACGACGTTCCCCGTCGACGCCGTATCGGAGGCAACTCCACTCGGCGCCGCTTCGCGCCCCGGCTATCTCGACATGTTCTTCGGTACTCGGGGCGGTTCGATCGGTGAGACCACGACGATACTGCTCCTTCTCGGTGGCGCGTACCTCTTGTGGCGGGGCATCATCCGGTGGCATCTTCCCGCGGCCTACCTTGTCGGCGTCGCGGCAACATCGGTGGTTCTCGGACGCCAACCTCTCTTCGATCTGCTGGCGGGCGCCAGCATCATGACCGCCTTCTTCATCGTCACCGACCCCACAACGTCACCGGCAACAGTGCCGGGACGAGTGGGATTCGGCTTGGGTGCCGCCGCCATCGGCACCTTCATCCGCATCACCACATTGTTTCCCACCGGGGAGGCGTTGGGAGTCGTTCTCGCCAACTTCGCCACACCTTTCATCGATCGCGTGGTAACCAATCGTGTCTACGGGACTCGAAAGCAAGGGAGAAGGGCGCCGGCATGATCTCCCGCCGTCACTTCCTCAGGGACATGCTCGGCGTCGTCGCAGGTGCGGGACTGGTCGGTTTGCCCGTGTGGGAGTGGACAGCCAGGCGCGACCGGGTCGATCGATACGTCCGTGCGATGATGGGGACCGATGTCGAAATCGTCCTGATCGGTCTTGAACCGGACGTCGCCGCGTCCATTGCGGAGAGGGCGTTTGCCGGCATGGAAGGGGTGGCGAGTCGCCTTACGGTCTTCGATCCGACCAGTGAGTTGAACGACTTCAACGCGACCGCCGGTTCGGGACCCGTCCGCCTCGCTCCGGATCTGGAAGCCGTGTTGTTTCAGGCAAATGCGTTGCGCTCGGCCACGGAGGGCGCGTTTCTCCCTCTCAGCCGGCTCTGGCGACCCGATGAGGGCCGAGTCCCGGAGACCGCGGCGATTGAAGAAGCCCTCGACGCCGTCGCCCGGGCGGAGGTGAACCTGTCGGGCGGCCTGGGGCAGCTCACGTCGACCGCAAGCCTCGACCTCGGGGGAATCGCCAAAGGTTTTGCCGTGGATCGGGCGGTTCGCATCCTGCGGGCGGCAGGTGTCACGAATGCGATCGTCGATGCAGGAGGAGACCTGCGGCTTCTTGGCTCCCACGCCGGGCGACCCTGGCGGGTCGGTATCCCCGACCCCTTCCGACCCGAGCGGATCTCCAGGGTCCTTCACCTTCGCGACGCTGCCGTGGCGACATCCGGTGACTACGAACGATTCTTCACCGTCGACGGCGTTCGCTATCACCACATCGTCGACCCGCGTACGGGATACCCTGCAAGAGGGACCCACTCGTTCACGGTGGTTCTGCCCGATGGGATGTCGGCGGACGGCGCAGCCACGGCCGGATTCGTGCTTGGGCCGAGGGACGGTCTCGAGTTCGTCACCGGAAAAGGAGGCGAGGCTCTTGCCATCGGTGCGGACCGAACCTGGGTGCGCACGGGCGGTCTCGAGGACCGCCTGGCCTGAGAGATGATCCTGTAGCCGCCGCGCGAGGACAGTACGACTTCCCTTTGCGCATCTGAGGTTGCTGGTTCGATCCCGGCAGTCTTCAGGAGGAAGAACATGCTCGGGTGGCTATCCGGCGGAGCATGCCTCTTGTGCAATCTCGGGTGCATCAGGACGTGTCGCGGCTGGACTGCTCGAGCCTTCGAGTTCGACATGGTCCGCAGCCACATCTGTGGACTCGATGTGCAACTACTGCGAGTTGCCGTATTCCTCGAACCTGAGTGTCAGGCCGGAGAACTAGTTGGGAATCCCCGTGCGCCGTGTCTCACTCGTACACGGGCAGTGTCAGCTCGAAGATGGTTCGTCCATCGGCGTGGCGGTAGGTGAGGTCGCCGCCCATTTTTCGGGCAAGGTCTCTCGACAGCGGCAGACCGATGCCGATTGGTCCGGGTTTGCCTTGCTGGGGTTGCGCGACATGGAACCGTTCGAAAATCCTTTCTTGGTCCTCTTCCGACAGCGGCGGTCCGTTGTCAGTCACCGCAAGCGTAATGATCTCTTCACGTCGGTCGATCTCGACTTGTAGATCCGTTCCGCCGTAGCGTTCTGCGTTCGTGACGAGGTTTCGCAGTATCTGACGCACCCTGCCCGGGTCGGCACTAGCCAGGACGGTGCCTGTAACTTCGACAGTTGCCGCGACACGAAGGGACTCGAGGACCTTGCGTGCTTGGGCCTCCAGGTTGACCGGCACCTGGATGACCTCGAGTTCTCCCAGCTCCGCCTGCGCTCCCACCAGGAGGTCCTCGACCAGGTTCGCCATGTCAGACGCCTCAGAAGCAATATCTCTCATCATGGCCCTTTGCTCCTCAGGCGAAAGGCCGGAGTCCTCTCTGAGAAGTTCGGAGAACCCGAGTATTGCGGTCAGCGGGGTGCGTACCTCATGGGATACCGAGGCCAGCAGCTGCAGACGGGACTCGGCCATCTCCTCGAGCCTGCGGAGATTCTCCAGGCGTTCGGTCACGTCTCGGACGATGGCCATCAGTGTGCGCTGTCCGTTGAAAGTCACGTTCGCGATCGAGATCTCGATACGGAATTCCTCACCATTCGCTCGCACCCCATAAAGCACGGGTCTGGTATCCATCCTCCGGTACCGCTGCGAAGAGACGGCAAAGTCCCGGACGTGCTTGGGATGGCTGTGGCGGAATCGTTCCGGAATGAATCTGTCGAGCTTGCCTCCAAGCACCTCGCCGGCGGACTCCAGGCCGAACATCTCGACAAACCGATCATTGGTCATCACGATGTTTCCGTCGGTGTCGATCACGACGATGCCGTTCGGGGCCAAGCTGAACAGGGCGTGCCACCTGGCGGCTTCTGATCGGAGGAGGCTGCCGGTTTCGTGGTATATCAGACCGCCGATGCTGTTGCCGATCACGAGGATGGCGATGGAAAGCGCCGTGAGTGTCGGCGGCGCCTGCAACCTCAGGATGAACACTACGGCTGCGATGACGATTGCGGCACCGAACCAGAGGTTCAACCAACGTCCTCCGAGATATGCTGCCGCGGCGGCAAAGACCGTGTACGTGAGAAGGGCGCTCACGAGGATGACCGGTTGGTTGACCAACGCTGCTGCGATCAAAAGAAGGCCGGCCAGACCGACCAGGACGTCGAGCCGGGGCCGGTCATTCCTCAGTTGCCACAGAGCGAGACCTGCGAACAGGAACAGGGCCACCGCCGAGGCGGCGAGGCTGACATCCTTATGGACGCCGGCGGCAACTCCATACGCTACCCCCAACGCCGCAGCGACGTAGACTCCCACGTGCACGTATCGGCGGTGCAAGTCCTCCACTGTCGGCCAGAGATTCACCGTGATCCAACTATACCGACGGAGTCACGAAATTGCCTGCATACGGCACATCTAGGCCCGTGCAACTCCAACCTCTGCAGACGCATACGAGGGTCTTGGTGCCAGGGTACGTCCGAGGCGGAAGCCGTAACTCCAACGAGCCCCAAGGTTGATCATGACTACCTTCGGACCTGGATCATGCAAGGTCTCGACTCGCCGACTCGGTGACGAAGCCGTGTTCGCGCCACGCGATCATCCCTCCGGCGAGGTTTCGTACATTGCGATAGCCCAACGTGGTCAGGAAGAGGAGACCAAGAAGTGAGGCGTTGCCCTTCTCGCAGACGCTGAGCACGGGCGCTTCGAGATCTTCGGGGAGGTCCGAAACGCGCTCGTTCAGGTTCTTGAGGGGCATGTTGACGGCACCCGGGATGTGCTCCAAGGAGAAGTGCAAATCGTTACGCACGTCCATGACGAACGGCTTGTGGTTCCGCCACAGCTCGTGGGCCGATTCGACGTCGATGGTCAAGGCCATGTTGGCTCTGATATTCCCGGCCATCTGGTCCAGCAGCCGCTCCTTTCCAGTTGGTGGGGTCGCTTGCGCCGAGCGCAGACCGGCCAGATGTTTGACGACCGATGATGCATACTTGAAAGCGCTATCGGGGAAGATCACCACTACCAGATTGCCGGGCTCGTCGGCTATCAGCTTGAACGCTCCCTCCAGCGCCATGGCAGAACTCGGTCCTGCTGTGATGCTCTCCTCACGGTTCAGCCGCAAGCAGAGTTCGAAGGCGTTCTGGGTTTGGACCTCCACCAAACCGTCGTACTGCTCAGGCTGGAAGAAGTGCGTCTGCTGTAGTT containing:
- a CDS encoding TatD family hydrolase, with amino-acid sequence MYVDAHSHVDKYGDEELVEVLDTIERQRILTLGVSIDVPSFVRTEKIAARSEFVVPSFGIQPWEAPRYADSIDDLDEFAERSPMIGEIGLDYRFVTDQSLYPAQRQVFERLLRLARDQDKVISVHCAGAEQDTTDLLVRYGVDRGIIHWYSGPLDVLGRLIETGLMFSVGVEVLHSDHVRDVARAIPAEQLLTETDNPGGLRWLTGDTGYPALIGEIVDKLSDVRGVARSELVTTIRTNMTRLIESDDHLRPWLAQLDA
- a CDS encoding PAS domain S-box protein, whose amino-acid sequence is MNLWPTVEDLHRRYVHVGVYVAAALGVAYGVAAGVHKDVSLAASAVALFLFAGLALWQLRNDRPRLDVLVGLAGLLLIAAALVNQPVILVSALLTYTVFAAAAAYLGGRWLNLWFGAAIVIAAVVFILRLQAPPTLTALSIAILVIGNSIGGLIYHETGSLLRSEAARWHALFSLAPNGIVVIDTDGNIVMTNDRFVEMFGLESAGEVLGGKLDRFIPERFRHSHPKHVRDFAVSSQRYRRMDTRPVLYGVRANGEEFRIEISIANVTFNGQRTLMAIVRDVTERLENLRRLEEMAESRLQLLASVSHEVRTPLTAILGFSELLREDSGLSPEEQRAMMRDIASEASDMANLVEDLLVGAQAELGELEVIQVPVNLEAQARKVLESLRVAATVEVTGTVLASADPGRVRQILRNLVTNAERYGGTDLQVEIDRREEIITLAVTDNGPPLSEEDQERIFERFHVAQPQQGKPGPIGIGLPLSRDLARKMGGDLTYRHADGRTIFELTLPVYE
- a CDS encoding FAD:protein FMN transferase, giving the protein MISRRHFLRDMLGVVAGAGLVGLPVWEWTARRDRVDRYVRAMMGTDVEIVLIGLEPDVAASIAERAFAGMEGVASRLTVFDPTSELNDFNATAGSGPVRLAPDLEAVLFQANALRSATEGAFLPLSRLWRPDEGRVPETAAIEEALDAVARAEVNLSGGLGQLTSTASLDLGGIAKGFAVDRAVRILRAAGVTNAIVDAGGDLRLLGSHAGRPWRVGIPDPFRPERISRVLHLRDAAVATSGDYERFFTVDGVRYHHIVDPRTGYPARGTHSFTVVLPDGMSADGAATAGFVLGPRDGLEFVTGKGGEALAIGADRTWVRTGGLEDRLA
- a CDS encoding RnfABCDGE type electron transport complex subunit D, which translates into the protein MKAVSSPHIRRSLTKPRVMWEVVAALVPAASFGVWYFGPAETLPQLAAAIVAAVAAQAIVERLRHRPITIMDGAPFLTGLILGMSLPPGLNPLIAAAGGAVATGVIKAFVTTSTGRSLLNPAMAARVLIVSEFLVPMTTFPVDAVSEATPLGAASRPGYLDMFFGTRGGSIGETTTILLLLGGAYLLWRGIIRWHLPAAYLVGVAATSVVLGRQPLFDLLAGASIMTAFFIVTDPTTSPATVPGRVGFGLGAAAIGTFIRITTLFPTGEALGVVLANFATPFIDRVVTNRVYGTRKQGRRAPA
- a CDS encoding long-chain fatty acid--CoA ligase, encoding MRTPGSSTTSTCGYSANSFDDLQNARPAGGGRVVLLVSAHERKEAAVAFESIVHKILATGTERGALPAYAVRDGDRWVTTSWTEYASQIRDAAKGLIALGVEPGMPVSILGTNQPEWVVFDVAAMAIGAMPAGIYATNTPKECAYVIDHSESPVVLVQNLEQLDKILVKRSELPGLHHIVLMSDDAVGVEGVLTWDEFVAGGRDISDDTVDTRLDALGPRDGGTLIYTSGTTGPPKAVVLPHEALAYMARVLIDIVPVGPEDRVISYLPLSHIAEQVITLITPAVSGHMVYYETDIRRLAETIKEVRPTVFFAVPRVWEKFYAGVNEAVSSAAGAKKVLVDRALTVGRRHVDAINRGQTPGAWLGLQYRLFDKLVYSKAKGAMGLDQARFAFSAAAPLSISIPEFFAGLGLQILNVYGLSECTGLCAFNRPTNNRFGSVGTALPKVELKIAEDGEILTRGPNNFLGYLKNPEATAEALSEDGFLRTGDVGYIDDDGFLFITDRKKDIIITSGGENVTPSLIEVELKTAPIIGDAIVIGDLRPYLTVLVSLDAEAVEEMGLDDAAVERAVQAAIDEANQNLARVRQIKRFTILEEPFSIERGELTPTLKVRRKVIRDHYAAEIDAMYR
- the rsxC gene encoding electron transport complex subunit RsxC translates to MQLFTRRRHVPLLDARKDATATAAITTLPAPEVAIVPLRQHIGETCEPIVRVGDRVRIGDVIGESPARVAATVHASVSGRILEVAEHPYPLGGVVPAVVIENDGRDEWTDLAVLADLEKATPEQLRAALRRAGIVGMAGAGFPAAVKLDPPADVDIDMVIINVMEGEPYLSADHRMAVERTDEVVDGLQWIMRMVDAPRAVFAVESDKEDAAAALERAVHTAGLGSVVEVRLMSRDYAAGAEKILIKVLLGREVPSGGFPYDIGVVSQNVSTAAAISQAVRRGRPLVERVVTVAGEAVEHPGNYLVRIGASFSHVLEQTGATGDADRVIMGGPMMGIAQRDLAVPVIKPTTGILALSPEESRQGSEVPCIHCAWCVEVCPIGLMPYLFVDLIRLNKPLLADTYHLFDCFECGLCDYVCPSNIPLVEVIRAGKRTIREERR